One genomic region from Clostridium saccharobutylicum DSM 13864 encodes:
- a CDS encoding transglutaminase domain-containing protein: MRRPKLSKLIVSSLLATSLLALSPIAANAEWKKDSTGWWFTEGHSSYATGWRLIDRNWYYFYSDGYMAHDTSIDGYYLNSSGAWTDSASAVIGREILKNIRVQNPTFYMQCSSSDISIKNLGNVIKSQIEQLKLSNSYEMYNVSDYKLNMSTNGSGIINIKVTCNYKMTAKMEADLDLKVKSIIASIAPNTMSDSQKELAIHNWIVNNTRYDQSYSIYDPYNTLIKHTGVCEGYALLAQKMFTVAGIKSIVVEGTSDGQAHAWNLVYINSKWRHVDCTWDDPISSVDILRYDYYNLTDKQISADHSWNTSKYPSAN; this comes from the coding sequence ATGAGAAGACCAAAATTATCAAAATTAATAGTTAGTTCATTATTAGCAACTTCACTTCTAGCATTAAGTCCAATTGCGGCAAATGCTGAATGGAAGAAAGACAGCACAGGCTGGTGGTTTACAGAAGGACATTCCTCATATGCTACTGGTTGGAGATTAATAGATAGGAATTGGTATTATTTCTATTCTGATGGTTATATGGCACATGATACATCAATCGATGGATATTATTTAAATAGTAGTGGAGCATGGACTGATTCAGCAAGTGCTGTAATAGGAAGAGAAATATTGAAAAACATTAGGGTTCAAAATCCAACATTCTACATGCAGTGTTCAAGCAGTGATATAAGTATTAAAAATTTAGGAAACGTTATCAAAAGTCAAATAGAACAATTAAAACTTTCAAATTCATATGAAATGTACAATGTATCTGATTATAAATTAAATATGTCAACTAATGGCTCAGGTATTATTAATATAAAAGTTACTTGTAATTACAAAATGACTGCAAAAATGGAAGCTGATTTAGATTTAAAAGTAAAATCAATAATTGCAAGTATTGCTCCTAATACCATGAGTGATTCACAAAAAGAACTCGCTATACATAACTGGATTGTCAACAATACACGATATGATCAATCTTATTCAATATACGATCCATATAATACTTTGATTAAACATACTGGAGTTTGTGAGGGATATGCTCTACTAGCTCAAAAAATGTTTACGGTTGCAGGAATTAAATCAATTGTTGTAGAAGGAACATCAGATGGACAAGCTCATGCATGGAATTTAGTTTATATAAACAGTAAATGGCGTCACGTAGATTGTACATGGGACGACCCAATATCATCTGTTGATATTCTACGATATGATTATTATAACTTAACGGACAAGCAAATTAGTGCAGACCATTCATGGAATACTTCAAAGTATCCAAGTGCTAATTAA
- a CDS encoding MBL fold metallo-hydrolase, with protein MKITYIEHSCFSVEFENVILLFDYYKGQLPKFDKEKTIYVFSSHNHHDHFNMSIFELLKEYPNVKYIFSRDIKTAFGRNLFNKHGITDDIYEKIEFIKSNDVLETLDLKIETLNSTDEGVAFIVTVDGKTIYHAGDLNLWVWNYKDKIFNENMMQEFEKEIAKIKNRHFDAAFVVLDPRQGEWFYLGFDYFMKNTNTDKVYPMHFWNDNSVIKMLKIMNCSEIYRERIISY; from the coding sequence ATGAAGATCACTTATATTGAACATAGTTGTTTTTCAGTGGAATTTGAGAATGTGATTTTACTGTTTGATTATTATAAAGGACAACTTCCTAAGTTTGATAAAGAGAAAACAATTTATGTGTTTTCAAGTCATAATCACCATGATCATTTTAATATGTCAATTTTTGAGTTATTAAAAGAATATCCAAATGTTAAATATATTTTTTCAAGAGACATTAAGACGGCATTTGGGCGAAATTTATTTAATAAGCATGGTATTACTGATGATATTTATGAAAAGATTGAATTTATTAAGAGTAACGATGTTCTTGAAACATTAGATTTAAAAATAGAAACTTTAAATTCAACAGATGAAGGGGTTGCGTTTATTGTTACAGTAGATGGTAAGACAATTTATCATGCAGGTGATCTTAATTTATGGGTATGGAATTACAAGGATAAAATTTTTAACGAAAATATGATGCAAGAGTTTGAGAAAGAAATAGCAAAAATAAAGAATAGACATTTTGATGCTGCTTTTGTGGTTTTAGATCCTAGACAAGGAGAATGGTTTTACTTAGGATTTGATTATTTTATGAAAAATACTAATACAGATAAAGTGTATCCAATGCATTTTTGGAATGATAATTCAGTAATAAAGATGTTAAAAATAATGAATTGTTCGGAAATATATCGTGAAAGGATAATTTCGTACTGA
- a CDS encoding TetR/AcrR family transcriptional regulator, whose translation MVQKRNLTKEKIIQTAFLLADEIGLSQINFQKIAEKLNIKYPSLYNYYENIDDLKIKMTIYFLNNLNSELMERLIGKSGENAIREFSDVYREFAYKNKSGYRLFMNIPSTENEDVKRLSKEINTIIHRILEFYNKDNTFITHKSRALRSLLHGFVSLSSHGYFQTPVNIEESFQLMIDDFIFNI comes from the coding sequence ATGGTTCAAAAGCGAAATTTAACAAAGGAAAAGATTATTCAAACTGCTTTTTTGCTGGCTGATGAAATTGGGCTTAGTCAGATTAATTTTCAAAAAATTGCAGAAAAACTTAATATAAAATATCCATCATTATACAATTATTACGAAAATATAGATGATCTTAAAATAAAAATGACAATATACTTTTTAAATAACTTAAATTCAGAGTTAATGGAAAGATTAATTGGAAAAAGTGGTGAGAATGCTATTAGAGAGTTTTCAGATGTGTATAGGGAGTTTGCCTATAAAAATAAGAGCGGCTATAGGCTTTTTATGAACATTCCAAGTACTGAAAATGAAGATGTAAAGCGTTTATCAAAAGAAATTAATACTATAATACATAGGATTTTAGAATTTTATAATAAGGACAATACATTTATAACTCATAAAAGCAGAGCGTTGAGGAGTCTTCTACATGGCTTTGTATCCTTAAGTTCTCATGGATATTTTCAAACTCCAGTAAATATAGAAGAAAGTTTTCAATTAATGATTGATGATTTTATATTTAATATATGA
- a CDS encoding NAD(P)-dependent malic enzyme, which translates to MSINVKEESLRLHREKRGKIEVVGTMPLRNGEDLALAYTPGIAGPCLEIAKDKENAYEYTIKGRTVAVITNGTAVLGLGNIGSLAGLPVVEGKALLLKRFGNVDAMPICVDSTDADDIVNTIKNIAIGFGGIHLEDIKSPECFYIEEKLKEILDIPVYHDDQHGTAIVVLAGLYNALKIVDKDIAKIKVVINGAGASGIATAKLLISAGAENIILCDINGAVADGDTTLNDPQQKIAKVTNRSLEKGKLEDIIKNADVFIGVSDGNVVTKEMVESMNEDSIVFALANPIPEIMPDEAKKAGARVIATGRSDFPNQINNVLAFPGIFKGALKVRAKDICDEMKIAAAKGISNLINDYELNEDNIVPTVFNEDVSNAVANAVIETAIKLDIARV; encoded by the coding sequence ATGAGCATTAATGTAAAAGAAGAATCACTAAGATTACATAGAGAAAAAAGAGGTAAAATTGAAGTTGTGGGAACAATGCCATTAAGAAATGGAGAGGACTTAGCGTTAGCTTACACTCCAGGTATAGCAGGACCATGTTTAGAAATTGCTAAAGATAAAGAAAATGCATATGAATATACAATAAAAGGAAGAACAGTTGCTGTAATCACAAATGGAACAGCAGTGCTAGGTCTTGGAAATATAGGATCATTAGCAGGACTTCCAGTAGTTGAAGGTAAGGCGCTATTACTTAAAAGATTTGGAAATGTAGATGCAATGCCAATCTGTGTAGACTCTACAGATGCCGATGATATAGTGAATACAATAAAAAATATTGCAATAGGTTTTGGCGGAATACATCTTGAAGACATAAAATCTCCAGAATGTTTTTATATTGAAGAGAAACTAAAAGAAATACTTGATATACCAGTATATCATGATGATCAACATGGAACTGCAATTGTAGTTTTAGCAGGATTATATAATGCTTTAAAAATAGTAGATAAAGATATAGCAAAAATAAAAGTAGTAATAAATGGTGCAGGTGCTTCAGGTATTGCAACCGCTAAGCTTTTAATTTCAGCTGGAGCAGAAAACATAATATTATGTGATATAAATGGTGCAGTTGCAGACGGTGATACTACATTAAATGATCCACAACAAAAAATAGCGAAGGTTACTAATAGAAGTTTAGAAAAAGGCAAACTAGAAGATATAATTAAAAATGCTGATGTTTTTATTGGTGTTTCAGATGGTAATGTAGTAACTAAAGAAATGGTAGAAAGCATGAATGAAGATAGCATAGTTTTTGCTTTAGCGAATCCAATTCCAGAAATAATGCCTGATGAGGCAAAAAAAGCAGGAGCTAGAGTCATAGCTACAGGAAGATCAGATTTTCCAAATCAAATTAATAATGTTTTAGCGTTTCCAGGAATTTTTAAAGGTGCCCTAAAGGTTAGAGCTAAAGACATATGTGATGAAATGAAAATTGCAGCAGCAAAAGGAATTTCAAACTTAATAAATGATTATGAATTAAATGAGGACAATATTGTACCTACAGTATTTAATGAAGATGTTTCTAATGCTGTTGCTAATGCTGTTATTGAAACAGCAATAAAGTTAGATATAGCAAGAGTATAA
- a CDS encoding NAD(P)-dependent oxidoreductase, with protein MGKFIIEEANRCLNCKKPMCKEGCPVNTPINEIIQMFLHGNIMECGEKLFENNPLSVVCSLVCPHENQCEGHCVMGRKGSPIQISLIENYISDYYLNFNDNKTIKKINKKVAIIGSGPAGITIAIMLAAKGYDITIFEALDNMGGVLWYGIPDFRLPKSVLLKLKDKLINMGIKIRPNTLIGSAITIDDIFNDGYKAIFIGTGVWKPRKLGIKGETFGHVHYAIDYLKNPKVYNLGKRVCIIGAGNVAMDVARTALRNGSTDVNIMYREDPESIEAEPIEVEYAKIDGVKFEVFTAPIEIVDEGVKYVRTEVVKDDSGNKKIEYLESTEGIFKADSVILAIGQGPRSNIVSNTIGININGVGLVEVDQFGRTSRKGVFASGDVVTGAKTVVEAVRVSKLVAQAIDEYVCSIEE; from the coding sequence AGAAGAAGCAAATAGATGTTTAAATTGTAAGAAGCCTATGTGTAAAGAAGGCTGCCCGGTTAATACTCCTATTAATGAAATCATACAAATGTTTTTACATGGAAACATTATGGAATGTGGAGAAAAACTTTTTGAAAATAATCCATTATCAGTAGTTTGTTCGTTAGTCTGCCCACATGAAAATCAATGTGAGGGACATTGCGTTATGGGAAGGAAAGGCAGCCCAATACAAATAAGCTTAATTGAAAATTATATATCAGACTATTATTTAAATTTTAATGATAATAAAACCATAAAAAAGATTAATAAGAAAGTTGCAATAATAGGATCAGGTCCTGCTGGAATTACAATAGCCATTATGCTTGCAGCAAAAGGTTATGACATAACTATTTTTGAAGCTCTTGATAATATGGGAGGAGTTTTATGGTATGGCATTCCAGATTTCAGATTACCTAAAAGTGTGTTGCTAAAACTAAAAGATAAATTAATAAATATGGGAATAAAAATAAGACCAAATACTTTAATTGGGTCGGCCATAACTATTGATGATATTTTTAACGATGGATATAAAGCTATATTTATTGGCACAGGTGTATGGAAACCTAGGAAGTTAGGAATAAAGGGTGAAACTTTTGGACATGTTCATTATGCTATAGATTATTTGAAAAATCCTAAGGTGTACAATTTGGGTAAAAGAGTGTGCATTATAGGTGCAGGAAATGTGGCAATGGATGTAGCAAGAACAGCTCTTAGAAATGGTTCTACTGATGTTAATATAATGTATAGGGAAGATCCTGAAAGTATTGAAGCAGAACCAATTGAAGTGGAATACGCTAAAATTGATGGAGTTAAGTTCGAAGTATTTACAGCTCCTATTGAAATAGTTGATGAAGGTGTTAAATATGTAAGAACAGAAGTTGTAAAAGATGACAGTGGAAATAAGAAAATTGAGTATCTGGAATCTACAGAAGGTATATTTAAGGCAGATTCAGTTATTTTGGCAATAGGACAAGGCCCTCGCTCAAATATTGTTTCTAATACAATTGGAATAAATATTAATGGTGTTGGGTTAGTAGAGGTAGATCAATTTGGACGAACTAGCAGGAAAGGTGTATTCGCGTCGGGAGATGTGGTAACTGGTGCAAAGACAGTAGTTGAAGCTGTAAGAGTATCTAAACTGGTAGCACAAGCTATTGATGAATATGTTTGTTCAATAGAAGAATAG